Genomic segment of Lemur catta isolate mLemCat1 chromosome 2, mLemCat1.pri, whole genome shotgun sequence:
gggaggctgaggtgggaggacagcttgaggccaggaatttgaggccagactgggcaacatagactctgtctctacaaaaaacaaacaaacaaaaaaagccagcACAGTAgcggcctgtagtcccagctactggggaggctgaggtgggagggtcacttgagcccaggaggtagaggctgcagtgagctatgatgggaccactgtactccagcctgagtgacagagagaaaccctgtctctttaggaaaaagaaaagaaagttgatTTCCGTTCTTGAGAGATTGAAAGGGAGATAGATATTTACTGCTGATTGTCTAATTTTTACTAAGAGCTGCTAAATCCCTCCTGACTGGTGCACGGTGATTCAACAATGACAAACTGGTTGATGAAAAATGGCTCAGACCACAAAAAAAGTCCTGACAAGTCTTCCAGTTAATGCTCTCAATTTGTCACTGAGACACCTTGAACGTCTCAGAAGAGTCAGCAATCCAGTGGCTCACCTACTCCAAGGAGAGAGTAACATTTCTCCAGGCACAAAGGGCCGGGAGAGAAGCCACCAAGAAGTATCTTTCTGGAATCCAGGGGTGTGTTTTTGGACCGAGGGAGGAACTGTGTTGGCCCTCCATCCCCACATCCCCCCAGCAGGAAGACTCCTTCCCAGAATGTGGGTGTCAGTTCCCCACTCCCAAGGTGATGCTACCCCGCTGTCCTGGGCCTCCCTGTAGGGGGTCCAACTTAACTTTAGGGATCCTGCCCCGGCAACCGGAACGACAGAGAGTTGCCCGACAGACAGTTGCCCGGGTTCTCGGAGAAGCTCGAATCCGCAGGAATGATTTCCAGACCAAAGACCTCGGGTTCGCGCAAAGCAAACGTGTCCGCGGCCCCTGCCGCTCAGCCTTCCACCCCGCGTCGGCGCGAACCCTCGGCCAGTGGCCCTGGGGATCCCCGCGCCGTCACCCGCTCCGGCCGGCGGCAGGTGGGGGGTTAGGGGGGCCCTGTGGAATGATTTCCAGACCAAAGACCTCGGGTTCGCGCAAAGCAAACGTGTCCGCGGCCCCTGCCGCTCAGCCTTCCACCCCGCGTCGGCGCGAACCCTCGGCCAGTGGCCCTGGGGATCCCCGCGCCGTCACCCGCTCCGGCCGGCGGCAGGTGGGGGGTTAGGGGGGCCCTGTGGTCGAGTCCGGGAGCGTCCCCCGCAGGCCGCCGGCGCGGCCGGACCCTCAAGCCTGGCGGGGTCCGCTCTTCCCCGCCCGCCCCCGAGCGGAGAGGGGGTGGCGAGTCCGCCCTCGCGGTCCAGCCGGAGGCGCGGGGCCGTGCGGTGAGGGGTGGGCAGCCGGAAAGAGACGCCCAGGGGGCCTGCGGCCACCCCCAAAAGGTGGACCTACGTTTACGTGCAGTGGGAGGCTCCTCTTTCAGTTCGCTCCGCCTGGAACGGTGGGGACGACAAGGACAAGAAAGGAGGGCAGGGAAACCAAAGGGGCAGGTGCAGGCATCGAGACTGGGGTGATGGGGCCTGGGCCAGGATGGGGACAGTGAGCAGGGACACATGTTGACAAGAGGTAAGCCATTAAGAccttatgtggaaataaaaaaaaaaaaaagaccttatgTGGGCCCAGACCAGTATAAAATTGCAGATGACCCCTAAGGTCGTTGAAATTCTGGCCTGACCTGTCTTTCCTGCTCCTCTCTGCCAGAAGCCCCTGAGGCAACCACCCAGGGACCTTGCAGCTTGGGGGGGGGACGACGACGACGACACTGGGCTCCCCAACTTTAAAGCCCAGCTCAGAAGTCACACAGGATCCTCTCAGATCCTTACCCCCTCTGTACTCACTGTAGCCCCGGGCCTTGTAACCACTTGTTGGCATTCGTTGTGCTATTCAGGTGTGAATCTCCAACATCTCGCCTATTGTCCGGTACAGGGAACCATAACATGAAGTTTCCAGAAACAATGAGTACTTTGAAAATGGGTGTGACTCTCATTCATTCTGGGAATCTACTAccattgaaaaagaataaagaatgaagatGTTTGAAGCAAAGACCCAAACTAAAAGGAATTAGAGACCTGCCCGGTCCTCCCCTGACATCCCCAACTTCTTCCACAATCCATTCTGCCCCAGCTCGAAAGGTCTGTCAAAGGAGGCCAAACTTCAAGCTGGGGATACTTAcaaccctcccctctccccattccCAGCTTACTGCCATTCTGGACAAATCTTAAAAAACGAAAAAAGTTAAGCGGCTTGATGTTAAAGGTCTCCCAGCTTCCACTAGGCTGCAGACTGAATAAACAAAGGAACATAAAGCAAGCTTAAATGTAATGTAAAAAGGGTGCTCCATGgcaatgttattttattttttctacaagttctggataataaaattaagatagaaaaaaGTAATGAATTAACTTACAAGGTAAAATATCAGCAATAACTAATTATAATCAAAAAGGATCCCACTCACAGTAACAACAAACGTGggaataacaataaaaactacaTACGAGGACtccattaaaagaaaactacatttacaacttgaatggagaaaaattttttcaaatgtaaattcttcccaaattaattttacttaaattaagAATAAAGTCCCAGTTGATGTCTGGGAGAGGCTTGAATAAATTTTATGCTGAAATTGACTCAGAACAGGTAAGAATAGCTTGTAtgtttttgaaaatggaaaatgatcatttgccttttatttaaaCAGACATTAATCAGTGATTAAAATGGTAAGGTACTAGAGCAAGAGTAGAAACAAGTACTACATTTAGTCATTAATTTTATACTATAGTTGCCTAgtattgaccaatggaacagaatccATGTGTTTCAGAAAActgaaatatacaaaaagaaacattaaaagctAATGAGAAAGAACTAATTATCCTAACAAAGCTTGTTATTTGCAAATATCAACTTAAATGTTCACCATCATACTGAGACGGGGAATAGCCATAAAGATACCATGCTTTTGGTTATAAAATTGATACAGCATAACAATATTCAATGCTGGGATTGGTGCATTGAGAGACGTACTCAAACTAATGGTAGGAATGTAAAAAGGATTTAGAATTGTGtaccaaaaattttttaaaagttcattcttTTTGACCTGGTGGTCTAATTTTTAATAACCTACCTTAAGGTAGTAGTTTGAACTTTTCTGCAAAAAAGTGTTCACcatattatttactttgaaaaatacgAAGAAATACTTGTTCAATAGGAGAATGGTTCAACTGATAGTACATCCTATTCGAGGTTTTTGAAGAGATCTTAATGACATGAGGGAAATTCTCAGAACTAGTGTAACATGATGGTTAAAAGCCTGAGCTTTGGcattaaatagaatttaaaactcATCTCTGCTTATGTGACCTTTGTCAagttaacctctctaaacctatttccttatatatttaaaaatggggGAGGTTATTTGAAGACTAAGCACATGTATACATTCCTATATATGCAACAAATGCTAACTTATTAATACCAAAgcataaaatgttaataagatATAACGTTTTATTTACAATATAATATgcctattttcaaaatatgtgatATACACCAAAGTGTTAAGAGGAGGTTTATAGGTTTATATATCACTGGGCATTGATATCATTGTTCAATGGAATTGgctgctttttatctttttttatatagctttttatcttttttatatattttctataattaacaTGTTACTTCCACAATAAGAGGGAAATAAGCACTAAATAGGTGATAACAGAGTTAAGAAAGCGGTGTGTCCTAACATTAAATTGAAAACCTGATCTATCCTTGTCTTCTTAAAGTTAACTAGAACTAGTCAGCACATGGCTTATTTGTTATATGATGTGAATACATTAAGATGGAATTTACACTAATGCTTTTCTCACAGGTATTCCACTATAGATAATCTGGGATAATACTTTCTCATTCAGATCCttgtctaaaatagaaaaaaaatgaattaacaaaacacaaatttatttaaaaaataaatttaaagaaacaaatttattattttcaaactgTATACTTTATAACCAATATATAAATGGGCATTGATTTGCAAAATAATGTCAGTTGATAAAACATGACAATTCACAACAGGCctatatcatatattattataCAACTGCAGAAATCTCTAAACACAAAATCTAATTACTAGAACCAGAAGTTGAAGGCCCATTGAAGAAATCCTTAATATTATGAGGCCTAGGTTTCAAAAAGCTACCAATTCTAGAATGGGTTCTACTCTGGAATTGTTTCTTCACTATTTCCTGTTGCATCTCTTTCAGTGTGAAATGGAACCTTTGAAATTCAGGAGTGGCATCAACAAAGTCAAGAAGGTAGTCCAAACTTTCTCTAACAGCAGATAATTTAAATTCAGTCTGCTTCTCAGCTCCTCCTCCTTTTTGAACAACTTCCTTTGTAATCTCACCTTTTGTTTCTGGGGGACACCCCTTTTCTTCATCTCCATTTAACCACATCCTATCATCATCCAGCTTGGTTTCCAACTCTCCACATTTTTCAAGAATTTCTCTATAATCCCCATCTTCTAGGCCTTGAAGATCATATTCTGGTTCCTTTTTGCAAAGAAGATTTTCCCATGCATTTGCTATGGTTATTTGTTTTACTTCATCCCAGCTTTTTGCCCAGTTAAAAATTGCACTTTTTACATtgtagattttaattttagaaactcctttttctcctttatcttgCTCATCCTCACTTTCTTCAAAAATTACAAGACTCTCTTCAAGTTGCTTCCATCTATAAAGTCGTTTGCAGCTCAAGATCACACCTTGATTCATTGGTTGAATCAAGGTTGAAGTGTTATGGGGAAAGAACATGCATTTTATCCGACCATCCTCACTGGTTAGTGATTCAGGGGAAGGGTGAGCTGGGGAATTGTCCAGAAGTAACAACGCCCTGACATCCTCTTCATGGAATCTTAGAACATTGAGTTGAAAATGCCGGACCTCAGGTACAAAGTTTTGAAAAAACCATTCTGAAAACAATTCTCTGGTGAACCAAACATCTTTACTAGATTTATATATCACTGGTAATGTACTTGTGTCCTCTTTCACACTTTTGGGCAGCTTTGATTTTCCAATAATGATTGATTTTAACTTATGAGTTCCATCTGCATTTGCACATAAAAGGGCAGACAACcgttctttgtttgttttcttccctggCAGGCAGATATCTTTTCTACTTGCCTGAGTATTTTCTGGCATTGATTTCCAAAAGAGGTCAGTCTCGTCTCCACTGTAGAGCTGAGCCAGATGCAGTTTCTCCTCTTTGATTATCGTGGACAATTTTTGTCGAAATGGCTCAACATTTTCAGAAGCTGAACTTAGGACTTGTTCCCCACATACTTTTCGGTTCCCAATTGCATGCCTATTTCGAAATCTGAAAAGCCAACCAGTGCTTGCTTTGAAGTCTGTTCGCCCAAAACACTGTGCAAATCTCTCGGCAGCAGCCTGAAGCTCCACACCTCTAACAGGGACACCAGCTGAGCGTTTCTGTTGGTACCACATGTAGACCGCATCATCTACATCGCCATATTTGGCTCCTGttgtcctctttctcttctcagcCCCTACTAATGGCATGTCCTGCTTCAGTAcgaagtccaaaatcagtttcttattctttttaatgtcatAAAATGTTGATTTACTGATTCCAAATTCATCCATTACACTTTTAAGTGATCGTCCAGCTTCAATCCTGCTTAGAACCTTCATTTTCTCCTCCAAATTCAGTGTTGTATATTTCCCTCTCTTATTCATACTGAATGATTTTGAACAACCAAcaggagaaaacaaaggaaaaagccttactgaattggaaaaaaaaaaaatcttaaaaaaaaaaaaaaaaactagctcaAAGCCCCAAAAGGCAAAGGCATTTGTACCAGTGGCTAATAGGTTGAAAGGGATTATCAGTATTGAAGAGCTAGTCTTGAGTTAAAGGTCTTATGTACTCAGAAAGTTGCCATTGCCAAAGTCCTGTCTGGCTGTTTTTGGAATCcccctgctccttctcctctcccttgaCAAATATAGCAGCCCCAGTCAGGAATGACAGATACCTGCATATTTTCCCTAACTCTATAGAGGAAAAGAGACAACATGAAGAGAGGAGGCATTCAGTGAGATGTGCCCACAAGAACAGTCCAAGGTAGGATTAGTCTCAATAAAAAGTGAAGCTTGAAAAGAAGGGCATGTAAAAGACTTAAAGGCAAGGACAGATTAATCTTGTGTAGCAGAGATGTTGTATGGCTTCTCCGCTTCCCAGAAGACCTGATTTTACCACACtcccagaaaagaaaatggtactCATATTGCTCTGTATGTAGTGTTTGTTCACTGGGTAGTAGTTCCTCTACCTGGATAAAGACTACAAGCTGCAAGGACACTGAATTGGGATGTCTGGAGAGCTGGAATTTGGGAACAGTCATACAGAATCTTTAAAGAAAGTGAGTAGTTTCTGTTGTACATATGAATGAAATCCAGCGTTCACTGCATTCTCTATAGCATTCTCACAGACTAAGCTTCAACTTGAGTGTCTCTTGTATTTGCTAAGGTAATTTCTAAGtagataaataatttaatatatttgttagTGGCACTTTTCCACTCTTAGGTCTTCTTCCTTGGGTACACGTGATGTACTCTTGAGTGTCATTTTTCACTGAaactattttctatttgaaatattATCAAGTTTCAGAATCACGGTAATTCTTAGAGATGAGCCCcaaagttttacaaatattttaccatactttcaaaatttaaaagatctgtcctttaaattgttttcctaaaTTTATGTTAGGGAGTTCAGTAACATACTTTTCATGtttgaacttttatttctcttcagtgTACATTTTACTTCATTTGAACCAAGACTCAACTTTTCCACAGCctgaagaaatataaaaggtTTCTCTATTTGGTGTTTCTGATCAATTGTTTCCCATAAATCCTTCTGTTAGAAAACTCTTCCATTGCTCTGTGCTCTCAAATATTCCTTTGAGGTCCTCCTGGTACTGCCCAAAGCCATTCCAGGTCCTTAGAAATGTCCTAGTCTCAGTTAATTTCATGGTTCTCATTCCAGATACACCACCTCATGGGAAGAAACAAAAATTGCCACTTTTATCCATTCCAGGtgctatgaagaaagaaaagtatgtcAGGGAAATGAGGAAAACGATTGTTATCTCAGTTATTCTTCCTctcctttagggcaaagcctgACAGCCCCATTCATTCCCCAACTATTAATACATAGAATATTGTCAAGCCTCTCATCTAGGAACCCGGAAGAGTCACACCATCGGTTTTCCTCTAACATTTATTGCAAGAAATGGCAGCTTAGAGTTATGGGCCACTGAGAAGATCATGAAAGAATATGATAGTAATTAAGGGATGGAGCCAGTGACAGGCTAAGATCAAGCAACTTTACAACAGAGGCAGTTTTAAGTAAGGCAATTATTAAAGGTAACTatgatgaatggaaaaagaagaaaaaagaatatttttaagccGGTAGTAGCACCATTAACTCGTCACCCAGCAAAAATATTCAGTGCATTGTGTAATTGTGTGGGTCTCTCAGAATTAACTCAGTG
This window contains:
- the TIGD7 gene encoding tigger transposable element-derived protein 7; this translates as MNKRGKYTTLNLEEKMKVLSRIEAGRSLKSVMDEFGISKSTFYDIKKNKKLILDFVLKQDMPLVGAEKRKRTTGAKYGDVDDAVYMWYQQKRSAGVPVRGVELQAAAERFAQCFGRTDFKASTGWLFRFRNRHAIGNRKVCGEQVLSSASENVEPFRQKLSTIIKEEKLHLAQLYSGDETDLFWKSMPENTQASRKDICLPGKKTNKERLSALLCANADGTHKLKSIIIGKSKLPKSVKEDTSTLPVIYKSSKDVWFTRELFSEWFFQNFVPEVRHFQLNVLRFHEEDVRALLLLDNSPAHPSPESLTSEDGRIKCMFFPHNTSTLIQPMNQGVILSCKRLYRWKQLEESLVIFEESEDEQDKGEKGVSKIKIYNVKSAIFNWAKSWDEVKQITIANAWENLLCKKEPEYDLQGLEDGDYREILEKCGELETKLDDDRMWLNGDEEKGCPPETKGEITKEVVQKGGGAEKQTEFKLSAVRESLDYLLDFVDATPEFQRFHFTLKEMQQEIVKKQFQSRTHSRIGSFLKPRPHNIKDFFNGPSTSGSSN